The nucleotide window CTCGCTCGTCAGTCGTCACCCAGGGgccgccaccaccgccaccaTGCCATGGGCTTCCTCCGATCTGCGCTCGCCGGTTCGTTCGAAGAAGGATCTGGTCGTTGACTGCTGGTGATTCCCCTCCCACCGGTGGTGTGTGTTATTTTCACTCTCCtctccctctccacccattcccAATCGGTGCTGCCGTTAGTTGATTTATTTGCTTTTCCCTTTTCCGTTCAGATCAGCCATGACTTGGAATAGTACTTCTATCCAGCAAGCATCGTTTTGGATGTGAGCTCGAGCTCAAGCAACAAGCAGAGCATCAAAAACAGGGGCTCTATCTGCTAATGGGGTAGCCGGCAATGCAGTCTAAGAGGTACATCTCGTGTGATTTCTGGATATGAGAACTTGAGAAGAACAAGCTTGATGCTATTACTGAAAAAAAGAATCTATGCTACAGGTATTCCTTTCAATAGTGTTGCAGGAAACCTAAATTAGCTACTATTTTTTATGAACTGGTTGTGATTGATTTGTGAACTTTAGAGCTTGTGAGTTGTAGTTTGTGTGCTATGTGTGCCTTGCCAGACTATCATATTAAGCTATGTGTGCCTGAAGGTCAATACAAGGGTATTCATCATATGAAAATTCATTACtttatacacacacacacacacacacacacacacacacacacacatatatatatatatataaatatatagaAAAACGTATCCACATATCTGTGCTTTGAGACGAGGGACAACGCTGAAAACTAGCTTCAGGTTCCACAAAGACTTCTATTTAAGCATTGTAGAATTCTGGCAAGCATAAGACTATATTAAACTTAGTTCAGTTTTTCTGGAATGAAGATAAATTACATATCTAGCAGTTTGTATTTATACAGTCATGCTTCTATAGATTTTACAGTTTTATTTTCTCTTTAAATTTGATTCAGTAGTTCTGTAACTTCCAGAATAGTTCATGTATCCCATATTTTCCCAGGATTCTTCTTTGCATCCCATACACTTGGACGGAGTGGGAGGCCGCCGCAGCGATGCTGGACTCGGAGCCCAAGCCATCCCACGCCGCCAACAACTTGCACCTCTTCGCGGAAATCACCACAAGTGTGATGTCTGTATAGAAAATCAGTACTTTCTTGGTTCATATCCTATCTGAAACTTGGAATGTTTATTGTTAGGCACAGCTTGACTTTCACAGTAGCCTGCATATTCTTCTGCTCACAAACAAGGCAGAACATGCACCATAGAATGCTGGGAGAACATAGATTTATTTTGCTCTTCGTACTTTTATTAGATAAGCCACATTGCAAGGAGAATATGGATTTATGTTGCTCTTCCTACTATTATAAGATAGGCCACATTCTTTTTGTTTCATTCATGCCTTTGTTGCTGACAGTATGGTTGTGTAAATTCAACATTGATTTTTAATGTTAGTACATGATTTACACAAAACTGGTATTCATATTACTTGAGATGTTGCAGGTACTGGCAGTCTGATGCCTTCAGAATTGGCTCTCAAAACTTTCAACCAAGATTAGAGCTAGCGTGCAGTTTGCAGTTTATAGTCATACTCATACTCAATGAGTCCCTACCTCGGCTTCTGGGCAAGATATTCTTTACTTTTAGGTAAGCTCTAATTTGTAAAGCATTATTGCAGCTTTTAGAAACTCTGAATCTCAGATTTATTGAGATATCAAAATACCAGTTTGAGATTCATCGAGATAAGGAGATCTTATTCGACCATGTAATTTAAATCTTATTCCAATGAGTTTTGTTGATTGTCGTTTTTAACAATATTGCTCAACTTATGGTTACTTCCCTTTGTTTAGTTCAGCGCCATTCTTTTCTCTTATTCGTTTTGGTAAAAAGAAATCTCTTACGTGCTCCTTTTGTAAGGATGCATGCTGACGTGTGCACATCGTTTCTAGCTTGTTTTGGTGCATCTTTTATTCTGCTTCAGCTGGTTAGCCTGAATCCTCCTGTTTCGGTTGAATAGCAACCACTATTGTTCAGGAATTTTGAGTGGCGCACATCCTGGTATGGTGAGAGGCAAGCCGACGACCGGACATCATTTGTCAAGGTTTGTGCACATTGAAAACTCTTGCTGCGGATAGGAATGATGTTCATTGCAAACTGATGTAACTTCTTAATATGCATACTATATTAGATTGATCCTTTTGAATTAAGTTGATGTAAAATTATTTATTGAACCCAAGCTTGGTAATGCTACTAATTTGAATGCTAAAATTATTCAGGTAACTGTAGTTAGTGGATAAGCAGGTCCCTTTAAAAAGAAGGTTGGGTTTTCTTATTAGTTTTTGGCAATTTTGCAATGAGAATGGTTTCACAAACTGTAGACTGTTCAGAATGAGATGCTGGCAGTAACACAAATGCAGACGAATCAATGATTTATATATTACAGAATTAATTTATAAACACAAATAGATGCTTCAAACTCT belongs to Triticum urartu cultivar G1812 chromosome 7, Tu2.1, whole genome shotgun sequence and includes:
- the LOC125523921 gene encoding uncharacterized protein LOC125523921 isoform X2, translating into MQSKRILLCIPYTWTEWEAAAAMLDSEPKPSHAANNLHLFAEITTSVMYWQSDAFRIGSQNFQPRLELACSLQFIVILILNESLPRLLGKIFFTFSNHYCSGILSGAHPGMVRGKPTTGHHLSRKQTERLHSQGTMKPTIHVN
- the LOC125523921 gene encoding uncharacterized protein LOC125523921 isoform X3, producing the protein MLDSEPKPSHAANNLHLFAEITTSVMYWQSDAFRIGSQNFQPRLELACSLQFIVILILNESLPRLLGKIFFTFSNHYCSGILSGAHPGMVRGKPTTGHHLSRKQTERLHSQGTMKPTIHVN
- the LOC125523921 gene encoding uncharacterized protein LOC125523921 isoform X1 codes for the protein MLQDSSLHPIHLDGVGGRRSDAGLGAQAIPRRQQLAPLRGNHHKCDVCIENQYWQSDAFRIGSQNFQPRLELACSLQFIVILILNESLPRLLGKIFFTFSNHYCSGILSGAHPGMVRGKPTTGHHLSRKQTERLHSQGTMKPTIHVN